In Streptosporangiales bacterium, a single genomic region encodes these proteins:
- a CDS encoding FAD-binding protein produces the protein MAANRWRNWAGNQESRPTQVVTPADTAAVAAAVDAARRAGLPVKAVGSGHSFSGIATTDGCLVRTDALTGVVGADTETGLVTVQAGIPLHRLNELLAGYGLALENLGDIDRQTVAGALATGTHGTGARFGGLATQAYALELVLADGSVVTCSAEENPDVFAAARIGLGALGVVTAVTLACVPAFTLHAGEEPMPIRRVFDELDVLVDGNEHFEFYWFPHTRLALTKRNNRVPAEQRRPLRPARRWVDDELLANTALGLVNRACATLPRITPAVNNVSARALSARQYADASHRVFASPRRVRFVEMEYAVPRHTVADVLREIARWAAVRREPLPLPVEVRFAAADDIWLSTAYQRETAYVAVHQYPALPHEHYFGAVERIVAGVGGRPHWGKLHGLHAATLRERYPRFDDFVAVRDRLDPDGTFDNPYLRAVLGRRLSMSE, from the coding sequence ATGGCCGCGAACAGGTGGCGGAACTGGGCAGGCAACCAGGAGAGCCGGCCCACCCAGGTGGTGACGCCCGCAGACACGGCAGCGGTGGCCGCGGCCGTCGACGCCGCGCGCCGGGCCGGGCTGCCGGTCAAGGCGGTCGGCTCCGGCCACTCGTTCAGCGGCATCGCCACTACCGACGGGTGCCTGGTCCGTACGGACGCGCTGACCGGCGTGGTCGGCGCCGACACCGAGACCGGCCTGGTCACCGTCCAGGCAGGCATACCGCTGCACCGGCTGAACGAGCTGCTCGCCGGCTACGGCCTGGCGCTGGAGAACCTCGGCGACATCGACCGGCAGACAGTCGCAGGCGCGCTCGCGACCGGCACCCACGGCACCGGCGCACGGTTCGGTGGCCTCGCGACCCAGGCGTACGCGCTCGAGCTGGTGCTCGCGGACGGCAGTGTAGTCACCTGCTCAGCGGAGGAGAACCCCGACGTCTTCGCGGCCGCGCGCATCGGGCTCGGCGCGCTCGGCGTGGTCACCGCGGTGACGCTGGCGTGCGTACCCGCGTTCACCCTGCACGCGGGCGAGGAACCGATGCCGATCCGCCGGGTCTTCGACGAGCTGGACGTACTCGTCGACGGCAACGAGCACTTCGAGTTCTACTGGTTCCCGCACACCAGGCTCGCGCTGACCAAGCGGAACAACCGGGTGCCCGCCGAGCAGCGGCGGCCGCTGCGCCCGGCCCGCCGGTGGGTCGACGACGAGCTGCTCGCCAACACCGCGCTCGGCCTGGTCAACCGCGCCTGCGCGACGCTGCCGCGGATCACGCCCGCGGTCAACAACGTCAGCGCACGCGCGCTGTCCGCCAGGCAGTACGCGGACGCGTCGCACCGGGTGTTCGCCTCGCCGCGGCGGGTGCGGTTCGTGGAGATGGAGTACGCCGTGCCGCGGCACACCGTCGCCGACGTGCTGCGGGAGATCGCCCGGTGGGCAGCGGTACGCCGGGAGCCGCTCCCGCTGCCCGTCGAGGTGCGGTTCGCCGCCGCCGACGACATCTGGCTGTCCACCGCGTACCAACGCGAGACCGCGTACGTCGCCGTGCACCAGTACCCGGCACTGCCGCACGAGCACTACTTCGGCGCGGTCGAGCGCATCGTCGCCGGCGTGGGCGGTCGGCCGCACTGGGGCAAGCTGCACGGGCTGCACGCCGCGACGTTGCGCGAGCGCTACCCGAGGTTCGACGACTTCGTCGCCGTCCGCGACCGGCTCGACCCGGACGGCACCTTCGACAACCCGTACCTTCGCGCGGTGCTCGGCAGGCGGCTTAGTATGTCTGAGTAG
- a CDS encoding TSUP family transporter has translation MALETYLLASVAIAVGTCLQCSLGFGLGLLCAPVLALLEPTLIPGPLLLLAVAITCVLTVLGRKALQFGELGWAMAGRVPGTIAAVTLLMFLPTRGLEAFFGVTVLLAVVLSVLGLRPVVNRPTLVGAGAVSGLMGTAVSTGAAPLAWLLQERHGDRLRTSLSTFFFAGTILSITGLTVTGQLGLAQLRDAALLLPGVAVGAVGSRRAARALDPRTTRYAVLGISGLASVGLLVRALIG, from the coding sequence ATGGCGTTAGAGACGTACCTGCTCGCTTCTGTCGCCATCGCAGTCGGCACTTGTCTGCAGTGCAGCCTCGGTTTCGGGCTCGGCCTGCTGTGCGCGCCGGTACTCGCGCTGCTCGAGCCCACGCTGATCCCCGGCCCGCTGCTGCTGCTCGCCGTCGCGATCACGTGCGTGCTGACGGTGCTCGGCAGGAAAGCCCTGCAGTTCGGCGAGCTCGGCTGGGCGATGGCCGGCCGCGTGCCGGGCACGATCGCCGCGGTCACGTTGCTGATGTTCCTGCCCACCCGCGGCCTGGAGGCCTTCTTCGGCGTCACGGTGCTGCTCGCCGTGGTCCTCTCGGTGCTCGGGCTGCGCCCGGTGGTGAACCGGCCGACGCTCGTCGGCGCGGGTGCGGTCTCCGGGCTGATGGGCACCGCGGTGTCGACCGGCGCCGCTCCGCTGGCGTGGCTGCTCCAGGAACGCCACGGCGACCGGCTGCGGACCAGCCTGTCCACGTTCTTCTTCGCCGGAACCATACTGTCGATCACCGGCCTCACCGTCACCGGCCAGCTGGGGCTGGCCCAGCTGCGCGACGCGGCGCTGCTGCTGCCCGGCGTGGCCGTCGGCGCCGTCGGGTCGCGGCGGGCCGCCCGCGCACTCGACCCGCGCACCACCCGGTACGCGGTGCTCGGCATCTCCGGGCTGGCCAGCGTCGGCCTGCTCGTCCGCGCGCTCATCGGCTGA